One segment of Nostoc flagelliforme CCNUN1 DNA contains the following:
- a CDS encoding Uma2 family endonuclease encodes MLNYNPLHCLPSSEELPDSDDTAVDNELQNLIPGLLKTTLALVWCDRWDWFFGVDMGIYSHPDKPAIVPDGFLSLGVKRFIDEDLRLSYVLWEEKKQPILALEVVSQIYREEYSTKKEFYAKELGILYYVVYSPLRRKKTPLEVYHLVDGEYILMSGNPVWLPEIGLGIGRERGIYQGIVREWLYWYDEEGQKLLTPEERIREAEERTAFEEQRRVEAEQQVKMLIERLNALGVDPESLL; translated from the coding sequence ATGTTAAACTACAATCCACTGCATTGTTTGCCATCTTCCGAAGAACTACCCGACTCAGATGATACTGCTGTGGATAATGAACTCCAAAATTTAATTCCCGGCTTGCTGAAAACGACACTGGCTTTGGTTTGGTGCGATCGTTGGGATTGGTTCTTTGGTGTTGACATGGGTATTTATTCTCACCCAGATAAACCAGCCATTGTCCCTGATGGGTTTCTCAGCTTAGGAGTTAAACGCTTCATTGATGAGGACTTACGCCTAAGTTATGTGCTGTGGGAAGAAAAGAAACAGCCAATTTTAGCACTAGAAGTTGTTTCCCAAATATATCGGGAAGAATATAGCACCAAGAAAGAATTCTATGCCAAAGAATTAGGAATTTTGTACTACGTTGTATATAGTCCGCTTCGGCGTAAAAAGACACCTTTGGAGGTGTATCACCTAGTTGATGGGGAATATATCTTAATGTCAGGAAATCCCGTTTGGCTGCCAGAGATTGGTTTAGGAATTGGGCGAGAACGGGGAATTTATCAAGGTATAGTGCGGGAGTGGCTGTACTGGTATGACGAAGAAGGGCAAAAATTGCTGACACCAGAAGAACGCATCAGGGAAGCCGAAGAACGCACAGCTTTTGAAGAACAGCGACGGGTGGAAGCAGAACAACAAGTGAAAATGTTAATTGAAAGGTTGAATGCGCTTGGTGTTGATCCAGAAAGTTTGTTATAG
- a CDS encoding ISKra4 family transposase has translation MTPEETQRLKAAITEIASILYKNTSPEALENLEGIEKTVRTQMLSSVSPQIAFFLSNKQQAQIKDDLDKSRICVGELSITEKQAQKLGLEPRTHLSPVLEKCSLRLCANESYQNAEEELEALTGMKVGHSTLHRLVIRQDLQLPEALQAIPEVSLDGGKVRLQTPKGQECEWRDYKAVRLGGIYYGAFFGDRQALLDWVNSQRLINPLVCLGDGHDGVWKLFAEIGNSSSRLEILDWYHLRENLHKVGGSLKRLKQAEDFLWTGQVNATIALFADLNKKQAKNFCAYLNKHRNRIVNYAYYQAKQLCSIGSGAVESAIKQIGMRLKLSGSQWHPENVPPMLQLRCAYLNGQFAI, from the coding sequence ATGACCCCCGAAGAAACACAACGTTTAAAAGCAGCAATAACAGAGATCGCCTCAATCCTGTATAAAAATACGTCACCAGAGGCACTAGAGAATCTGGAAGGGATCGAAAAAACAGTGCGAACGCAGATGCTTTCTTCAGTCAGTCCTCAAATCGCCTTTTTTTTATCGAACAAACAACAGGCACAAATAAAGGACGACCTAGACAAATCACGCATTTGTGTAGGGGAGTTGTCAATTACAGAAAAGCAAGCGCAAAAATTGGGGCTGGAGCCAAGAACTCACCTGAGTCCAGTATTAGAGAAATGCAGCCTCAGGCTCTGTGCCAATGAATCTTACCAAAATGCAGAGGAAGAGCTAGAAGCCTTAACAGGGATGAAAGTGGGGCATAGTACGCTACATCGACTGGTGATTAGACAAGATCTGCAACTACCAGAAGCTCTTCAAGCAATTCCAGAAGTCAGTTTGGATGGGGGTAAAGTGCGACTGCAGACACCAAAAGGACAAGAATGTGAGTGGCGGGATTATAAAGCGGTAAGATTAGGCGGGATTTATTACGGAGCCTTCTTTGGCGATCGCCAAGCCCTTTTGGATTGGGTTAACTCACAGAGACTGATCAATCCCTTAGTCTGCCTAGGAGATGGGCATGATGGCGTGTGGAAATTGTTTGCTGAGATCGGGAATTCCTCAAGCCGACTGGAGATTCTTGATTGGTATCACTTGCGGGAAAACCTCCACAAAGTTGGTGGTTCCCTCAAGCGACTTAAACAAGCGGAAGACTTCCTATGGACTGGTCAGGTAAATGCCACTATTGCTTTATTTGCTGATTTAAACAAAAAACAGGCGAAGAATTTTTGTGCCTATTTGAACAAGCATCGGAATCGTATTGTTAATTATGCCTACTATCAGGCAAAACAGCTTTGCTCTATTGGTTCTGGGGCTGTTGAGTCCGCTATTAAACAAATCGGCATGAGGTTGAAACTTTCTGGATCTCAATGGCATCCTGAAAATGTGCCACCTATGCTACAACTTCGCTGCGCCTATCTCAATGGTCAATTTGCTATTTGA
- a CDS encoding DUF433 domain-containing protein produces MNSRVDLLTRIIQTPGQCGGRPCIRGMRIRVSDILEMLAENVSVSEILEDFPDLELEDIQACLLFAARRTDFPRLTA; encoded by the coding sequence ATGAACTCAAGGGTTGATTTGTTGACTCGCATTATTCAAACTCCTGGTCAGTGTGGTGGTCGTCCTTGTATTCGAGGCATGAGGATTCGTGTGAGTGATATTTTAGAAATGTTGGCTGAGAATGTCAGTGTTTCTGAGATTTTAGAGGATTTTCCCGATCTTGAACTCGAAGATATCCAAGCCTGTCTATTGTTTGCAGCACGGCGAACAGACTTTCCTCGATTGACAGCATGA
- a CDS encoding type II toxin-antitoxin system HicB family antitoxin — protein sequence MKIKAVIWQEDGVWCGSVPCLPGCHTWGDSYEHLLEMLQDAILGWLEVASQREDHPDLGSSIQIFMLSIEESLFAVLQTIDRLGYLRVQDRENPLKSQKH from the coding sequence ATGAAAATTAAAGCAGTTATCTGGCAAGAAGACGGTGTGTGGTGTGGTTCTGTACCTTGCCTACCAGGATGCCACACTTGGGGAGACAGCTACGAACATCTATTAGAAATGCTGCAAGATGCGATTCTAGGTTGGTTAGAAGTTGCCAGTCAACGGGAAGATCATCCTGATTTAGGGTCATCAATCCAAATTTTCATGCTGTCAATCGAGGAAAGTCTGTTCGCCGTGCTGCAAACAATAGACAGGCTTGGATATCTTCGAGTTCAAGATCGGGAAAATCCTCTAAAATCTCAGAAACACTGA
- a CDS encoding DUF29 family protein, with product MSATYTADFNLWIEQTAQLLRSHQVQPCDRYLSET from the coding sequence ATGAGCGCAACTTATACAGCAGATTTTAATTTGTGGATTGAACAGACAGCCCAACTATTGCGATCGCATCAAGTGCAGCCTTGCGATCGCTATCTATCCGAAACGTAA
- a CDS encoding BrnA antitoxin family protein: MEAEYDFSQGKRGAIESTPTGKTRITIRLDDEVLAWFRDQVHAAGGGNYQTLINDALREYIQQRREPLEETLRRVLREELERIGK, from the coding sequence ATGGAAGCTGAGTATGATTTTAGCCAGGGCAAGCGGGGAGCGATTGAATCAACACCAACAGGCAAAACTAGAATTACAATTCGCCTAGATGACGAAGTACTAGCATGGTTTCGTGACCAAGTTCACGCAGCAGGTGGAGGAAATTACCAAACTTTGATTAACGATGCGTTGCGTGAATACATTCAGCAGCGCCGTGAACCGTTAGAAGAGACATTACGGAGAGTATTGCGAGAGGAACTTGAGCGTATTGGAAAATGA
- a CDS encoding LapA family protein, translating to MKIAPFLTSLVLAVWVIAIAIISVQNATPVSLKFLTFQSIQIPMGLVLAFSACVGLIGMALLQPLWGLAGIGQGNSRLEDDAEFFVDDEDF from the coding sequence ATGAAAATCGCTCCTTTTTTGACATCTCTAGTTTTAGCGGTTTGGGTAATAGCGATCGCAATTATTTCAGTCCAAAATGCCACACCCGTATCGTTAAAATTCTTAACATTCCAATCGATTCAGATACCAATGGGTTTAGTGCTGGCTTTTAGTGCCTGTGTAGGGTTAATTGGCATGGCACTGCTGCAACCTCTCTGGGGACTTGCTGGTATTGGGCAGGGTAATTCTCGATTAGAAGACGATGCGGAATTTTTTGTTGACGATGAAGATTTTTGA
- a CDS encoding phosphoglucomutase/phosphomannomutase family protein, whose protein sequence is MSSKIKFGTDGWRGIIADDFTFPNVRKVTRAIATYLETAYTKDRPVLIAYDTRFLADQFAQTAAQVLADLGWTVKITDRDCPTPVIAYNARHLNSAGALMFTASHNPAPYCGIKYIPDYAGPATPEITDTIVANIESASDELPGSNPSGSISIFDPKPDYLQFIYTLLDVEKIKSANLKVKYDALYSTSRGYLDEVLQHSGVQLESFHDWRDVLFGGGMPEPKGEQLVELVEAVVRDQADLGLATDGDSDRFGIVDEQGNVLTPNTVLLLLARHLIKNKGKTGAIVRTVATTHLLDNFAAKNGLQIYETAVGFKYIGEKMRETAVLIGGEESGGLSVIGHIPEKDGVLADMLVAEAIAYEGKPLSQLVKEAIAEADGPLYNNRLDLHLTEAHKIAVIDSFTKNPPTEVAGIKVKEVGRKDGIKLYLEEGSWVLLRPSGTEPLVRVYLETNTPEKLTQIAQELESVIAKLEG, encoded by the coding sequence ATGTCCAGCAAGATAAAATTTGGCACCGATGGATGGCGAGGAATTATTGCCGATGACTTTACTTTCCCCAATGTGCGGAAAGTAACAAGGGCAATCGCCACTTATTTAGAAACAGCCTACACAAAAGATAGACCGGTACTTATTGCCTACGATACTCGCTTTTTAGCTGACCAGTTTGCCCAAACAGCGGCCCAAGTTTTGGCAGACTTGGGTTGGACTGTGAAAATTACTGATCGGGATTGTCCCACACCAGTAATTGCCTACAACGCCCGTCATCTAAATTCCGCTGGGGCGTTAATGTTTACTGCTAGTCATAATCCAGCACCCTACTGCGGAATTAAATATATACCTGATTATGCCGGGCCTGCCACTCCAGAGATTACTGATACTATTGTGGCAAATATAGAAAGCGCATCGGATGAGTTACCTGGGAGTAACCCATCAGGTTCAATTTCAATTTTCGATCCGAAACCTGATTACCTGCAATTTATCTACACTCTACTTGATGTAGAAAAGATTAAAAGCGCTAATTTAAAGGTAAAGTACGATGCTCTGTATTCTACCTCTCGCGGCTATTTAGATGAAGTTTTGCAACATAGTGGCGTTCAGTTAGAAAGTTTCCACGATTGGAGGGATGTTTTATTTGGGGGTGGAATGCCAGAACCCAAAGGAGAACAATTAGTTGAGTTAGTGGAAGCAGTAGTTCGCGATCAAGCTGATTTGGGCTTGGCGACGGATGGAGATAGCGATCGCTTTGGTATTGTCGATGAACAAGGAAACGTCCTCACTCCCAATACTGTGCTGCTACTTCTAGCACGTCATTTAATCAAAAATAAAGGTAAAACAGGTGCTATCGTTCGCACTGTAGCCACAACTCACCTGCTGGATAATTTCGCTGCTAAAAATGGGCTGCAAATTTATGAGACAGCAGTTGGTTTTAAATACATCGGCGAAAAAATGCGCGAAACTGCTGTATTGATCGGTGGAGAAGAATCAGGCGGTTTGAGTGTTATCGGGCATATTCCTGAAAAAGACGGAGTATTAGCCGATATGCTGGTGGCAGAAGCGATCGCTTATGAAGGCAAACCTCTGAGTCAACTTGTTAAAGAAGCGATCGCCGAAGCCGATGGCCCACTTTACAACAACCGCCTAGACTTGCACCTCACAGAGGCGCACAAAATAGCCGTCATCGACTCCTTTACTAAAAATCCACCTACAGAGGTAGCAGGAATTAAAGTCAAGGAAGTCGGGCGTAAAGACGGTATTAAGCTGTATTTAGAAGAAGGTAGCTGGGTTTTACTGCGTCCTTCTGGTACAGAACCACTGGTGCGCGTCTACCTAGAAACCAACACTCCCGAAAAACTTACACAAATCGCCCAAGAGTTAGAGAGTGTCATTGCTAAACTAGAGGGATAA
- a CDS encoding PD-(D/E)XK nuclease family protein, which translates to MSTPDRPFASYHLWSLVAPATGQERWHCQMRRGFIKARQHEPQVKALLTQATAPQRIGILAQKGVYEFHHHRHLLNQADGVERVAQLLKLGNSSDQVQQRVLQILKKYHDAPLLLDKDIIQLTPGDEGFPKPIVVEQEDYCFRLYAAMDCVFIESDSTLHILDFKTGKSAFDRRQALVYLVAARYLYPGREAVASFYNLEISKKSELISINNYELESLKFELANIAHKHQHDLQKYQEETSNFSKIFPPNPGSHCRFCPFNSICEFADFKQHQSYPLPSLRVNKLPSLRVNN; encoded by the coding sequence ATGTCAACCCCCGATCGACCTTTTGCCAGTTATCACCTTTGGTCTCTAGTTGCCCCAGCAACCGGGCAAGAACGCTGGCATTGCCAGATGAGACGGGGGTTTATCAAAGCACGGCAACACGAACCACAAGTCAAAGCACTTTTAACGCAAGCCACCGCGCCCCAGCGCATTGGCATACTTGCCCAAAAAGGCGTTTATGAATTTCATCATCACAGGCATCTGTTGAACCAAGCAGATGGTGTAGAAAGAGTTGCACAGCTACTTAAATTAGGTAACTCAAGCGATCAAGTCCAGCAACGCGTGCTGCAAATTTTGAAAAAATATCACGATGCGCCGTTGCTTTTGGATAAAGATATTATCCAATTAACTCCGGGTGATGAAGGCTTTCCTAAACCGATAGTAGTTGAACAAGAAGATTATTGCTTTCGCTTATATGCGGCTATGGACTGCGTTTTCATTGAATCTGATAGCACTTTACATATTTTAGATTTCAAAACTGGTAAGTCGGCTTTTGACCGACGGCAGGCATTAGTTTATTTGGTAGCTGCTCGTTATCTTTACCCTGGACGAGAAGCTGTCGCATCATTTTATAATTTAGAAATAAGTAAAAAGTCTGAGTTAATTAGCATTAATAATTATGAATTAGAATCGTTAAAATTTGAGTTAGCTAATATTGCCCACAAGCACCAGCACGATTTGCAAAAATATCAGGAAGAAACCAGTAATTTCAGTAAAATTTTCCCTCCTAATCCTGGTTCTCACTGCCGCTTTTGCCCATTTAACTCAATCTGTGAGTTTGCCGATTTTAAGCAGCATCAATCGTATCCACTGCCCAGTTTAAGAGTTAATAAACTGCCCAGTTTAAGAGTTAATAACTAG
- a CDS encoding transglutaminase-like domain-containing protein, whose translation MSFALPTLTVSQMFGQKTIRPLTAATLCGITFIKDRLIAIDSIKGHLLEIDPTSDNSKILNPHQVKEFTDVTGLAAWEDTLWVSRENSVYLCKLNALYLEHFVTLPYPADGVAVWETTVYVSCQRLGYILIYDRETRKEITRFYAPGVGIENLAVTQEMLWICDRTEQSVYAMDRATGELQFSVLTPFECPTGIAIHKNAETDQESIYVAYASEEAYIRDNPNADPSHELTFRDRTFIHPLYYHYDPDKRYALSNGYLIEMSYAEEIAPLDEVYLPDVEWRIALPSETERQKVKHVEPIGIPFTEEVVQGQRVAVFKFDSLAPGERHIFGWKALLEVRGIKYRITPRDVEDIPELSPELETRYLVDDDDLAMDTTIVRRAAREAIGSETNVLRKMHSIRNYVYDELSYGIKPYIDTPDTVLERGVGSCGEYVGVLLALSRLNGIPCRTVGRYKCPPHSDLLGVPLQPDFNHVWLEFYVPNFGWLPMESNPDDIGEGGPYPTRFFMGLCWYHIEIGKGITFETVTSQGERLTKEDIPIGDLAINHIRFTILKELPPF comes from the coding sequence ATGAGTTTTGCACTCCCCACTTTGACCGTTAGCCAGATGTTTGGGCAAAAGACAATTCGACCGCTTACTGCTGCTACCCTGTGTGGCATTACTTTCATAAAAGACAGACTGATTGCCATTGACAGTATTAAAGGGCATCTACTAGAAATTGATCCCACCTCTGACAACAGCAAAATTCTCAATCCCCATCAAGTTAAAGAATTTACCGATGTCACCGGTCTAGCTGCGTGGGAAGATACCCTGTGGGTGAGCCGAGAAAATAGTGTTTACTTGTGCAAGCTCAATGCTTTATATCTGGAACATTTTGTAACATTGCCTTATCCTGCTGACGGCGTTGCTGTTTGGGAAACAACAGTTTATGTCAGCTGCCAAAGGTTAGGCTACATTCTGATTTATGACCGCGAAACGCGAAAAGAGATTACCAGGTTTTATGCCCCAGGCGTTGGAATAGAGAATTTAGCAGTTACCCAGGAAATGCTGTGGATTTGCGATCGCACCGAACAATCAGTTTACGCGATGGATAGGGCCACAGGAGAACTTCAATTTAGTGTCCTGACACCCTTTGAATGTCCCACAGGCATAGCAATACATAAGAATGCCGAAACAGACCAAGAAAGTATTTACGTCGCTTACGCCTCAGAGGAGGCTTATATTCGGGACAACCCAAATGCTGATCCGAGTCATGAGCTAACGTTCCGCGATCGCACTTTTATTCACCCTCTGTATTATCATTACGATCCAGATAAGCGCTACGCCCTCTCTAATGGCTATCTGATTGAAATGTCTTATGCTGAGGAAATTGCACCCTTAGACGAGGTTTATTTACCTGATGTCGAATGGCGCATCGCCTTACCATCCGAAACTGAGCGTCAAAAGGTGAAACACGTTGAACCCATTGGTATACCTTTTACTGAAGAAGTGGTACAAGGGCAACGTGTAGCAGTGTTTAAATTTGATTCTCTTGCTCCAGGTGAACGACATATATTTGGCTGGAAAGCCCTTTTGGAAGTTCGCGGGATTAAGTATCGCATCACACCTAGAGATGTGGAAGATATACCTGAACTTTCCCCAGAATTAGAAACACGCTACTTAGTGGATGACGATGATTTAGCAATGGATACTACCATTGTTCGCCGTGCCGCCAGAGAAGCGATTGGTTCTGAAACCAATGTGCTGCGGAAAATGCACAGCATCCGTAACTACGTCTATGATGAGTTGTCTTATGGTATTAAACCTTACATTGACACGCCAGATACAGTTTTAGAACGGGGCGTTGGTTCCTGTGGCGAATATGTCGGCGTTTTACTTGCCCTATCCCGTTTAAATGGCATCCCCTGCCGCACCGTAGGTAGGTACAAATGTCCTCCCCATAGTGACTTACTAGGAGTGCCGCTACAACCCGACTTTAATCATGTTTGGTTGGAGTTCTACGTCCCGAATTTTGGCTGGTTGCCAATGGAATCAAATCCTGACGATATAGGTGAAGGTGGCCCTTATCCGACGCGCTTTTTTATGGGCTTGTGCTGGTATCACATTGAAATTGGTAAAGGTATCACCTTTGAAACTGTGACAAGTCAAGGTGAGCGGCTAACCAAAGAAGATATCCCCATCGGTGATTTGGCGATAAATCATATCCGGTTCACAATTCTTAAAGAATTACCGCCTTTTTAA
- a CDS encoding cation-translocating P-type ATPase, which produces MSANSLPEGAAVWHSLEVDKALDLLDSNADSGLTPQEIQQRLQKYGPNELEETAGRSTWEILLDQFKNIMLLMLIGVALISGFLDLMALREGRLKPGEVPFKDTIAILAIVILNGILGYVQESRAEKALAALKKMTSPLVRVIRDARLVEIAAKDLVPGDVMLLEAGMQIAADGRLIEQSNLQVRESALTGEAEAVNKQASLKLPEETSLGDRLNVVFQGTEVVQGRGKVLVTNTGMTTELGKIATMLQAVESEPTPLQQRMTQLGNVLVTGSLILVAIVVVGGVLKDGGFKNIQELLEVSLSMAVAVVPEGLPAVITVTLALGTQRMVRQNALIRKLPAVETLGSVTTICSDKTGTLTQNKMVVQSVFTNNKTFRVIGEGYTPTGDFQLDGQKISLEESPEISALSVACAICNDSVLQKEQGEWAILGDPTEGALLTLAGKAGIEKDQWNSKLPRVREFPFSSERKRMSVISQVEGVATGDASSRGIDPAIASFLQSEPYLMLTKGSPELILARSTQIHLGNHSASLTEEQRQKILAENDQMASKGLRVLGFAYKPLREIPPEGSDEASEQSLVWLGLVGMLDAPRPEVRAAVQECRDAGIRPVMITGDHQLTARAIATDLGIAQEGDRVLTGQELQRMSDEELEQNVDLVSIYARVSPEHKLRIVQALQRRGRFVAMTGDGVNDAPALKQADIGIAMGITGTDVSKEASDMVLLDDNFATIVSATKEGRVVYTNIRRFIKYILGSNIGEVITIAAAPLIGLGGVPLTPLQILWMNLVTDGLPALALAVEPPEPDVMKRPPFSPRESIFARGLGSYMIRIGIIFAIISIALMWWAYQHTHAPEYQGNRDTWKTMVFTTLCLAQMGHAIAIRSNNRLAIEMNPFSNIFVLAAVVVTTILQLMLVYVPPLRDFFGTHYLNLQELGVCIGFSALMFVWIELEKIFLRIMGKKAV; this is translated from the coding sequence ATGTCTGCTAATTCTCTGCCTGAAGGTGCCGCCGTTTGGCATAGTTTAGAAGTTGATAAAGCGCTAGACCTGCTCGATAGTAATGCAGACAGTGGCTTAACACCCCAAGAAATTCAACAGAGATTGCAAAAGTACGGGCCCAACGAACTTGAAGAAACTGCTGGCCGTAGTACTTGGGAAATCCTGCTGGATCAGTTCAAGAACATTATGTTGTTGATGCTGATTGGTGTAGCTCTGATTTCTGGCTTTTTAGACCTGATGGCTTTGCGGGAAGGTCGCTTGAAGCCTGGTGAAGTGCCATTTAAAGATACGATCGCTATTTTAGCAATTGTCATCCTCAATGGCATACTTGGCTACGTCCAAGAAAGCCGTGCCGAAAAAGCCTTGGCAGCCTTAAAAAAAATGACCTCTCCCTTAGTGCGCGTCATCCGCGACGCTAGACTGGTGGAGATAGCAGCCAAGGATCTAGTTCCAGGGGATGTAATGCTGCTAGAAGCTGGGATGCAGATAGCCGCAGATGGACGCTTGATAGAACAGTCTAATTTACAAGTGCGTGAGTCAGCACTGACTGGTGAAGCCGAAGCGGTGAATAAACAGGCATCATTAAAATTGCCGGAGGAAACATCATTAGGCGATCGCCTAAATGTCGTGTTTCAAGGAACTGAAGTAGTCCAAGGACGCGGCAAGGTTCTAGTGACTAACACCGGCATGACTACAGAACTCGGCAAAATTGCCACCATGTTGCAGGCGGTGGAAAGTGAGCCTACACCGTTACAGCAACGGATGACTCAACTGGGTAATGTCCTAGTTACGGGTTCCTTGATTCTTGTGGCGATCGTCGTCGTCGGTGGTGTGCTCAAGGACGGAGGTTTTAAAAATATCCAAGAACTCTTGGAAGTTTCCTTAAGTATGGCGGTTGCTGTAGTGCCAGAAGGTTTACCTGCTGTAATTACCGTCACCTTGGCACTGGGAACCCAGCGAATGGTGCGCCAAAATGCCTTGATTCGCAAATTGCCAGCAGTGGAAACATTGGGTTCTGTAACTACCATCTGTTCTGATAAAACCGGCACCCTGACGCAAAATAAAATGGTGGTGCAATCGGTTTTCACTAATAACAAAACTTTTCGCGTCATTGGCGAAGGTTACACTCCCACAGGAGACTTTCAGCTAGATGGTCAAAAAATTTCTCTAGAGGAGTCTCCAGAAATCTCAGCGTTGTCAGTCGCCTGTGCTATTTGTAATGATTCGGTGTTGCAAAAAGAACAAGGTGAATGGGCAATTTTGGGAGACCCCACAGAGGGGGCATTGTTAACACTGGCGGGAAAAGCTGGAATCGAAAAAGACCAGTGGAACAGTAAATTACCCAGAGTTAGGGAGTTCCCCTTCTCCTCAGAACGGAAGCGGATGAGCGTGATTTCTCAGGTGGAGGGAGTCGCTACAGGTGACGCATCTTCGAGAGGCATTGATCCAGCGATCGCTAGTTTTCTCCAATCTGAACCTTACTTAATGCTTACCAAAGGTTCTCCAGAGTTAATTTTGGCACGTTCCACTCAGATTCATTTGGGCAATCACTCAGCCTCCTTAACTGAAGAACAACGTCAGAAAATTCTGGCAGAAAATGACCAAATGGCGAGTAAAGGTCTGCGGGTGCTAGGTTTTGCCTACAAACCCCTCAGAGAAATTCCACCGGAAGGTTCAGACGAAGCATCTGAGCAAAGCTTGGTGTGGCTAGGATTGGTGGGAATGCTGGATGCGCCACGCCCAGAGGTGAGGGCCGCTGTGCAAGAATGTCGAGATGCAGGCATTCGCCCAGTGATGATTACTGGTGACCACCAATTAACAGCACGAGCGATCGCTACCGATTTGGGAATTGCCCAAGAAGGCGATCGCGTCCTTACAGGTCAAGAATTGCAACGGATGAGTGATGAGGAACTAGAGCAAAATGTTGACTTGGTAAGCATCTATGCTAGGGTTTCCCCAGAACACAAACTGCGAATTGTCCAAGCACTGCAACGCCGGGGTCGATTTGTGGCGATGACAGGTGATGGTGTTAACGATGCCCCAGCCCTCAAACAAGCCGACATCGGTATTGCAATGGGCATTACTGGCACTGATGTAAGTAAAGAAGCCAGTGACATGGTGTTACTTGATGACAACTTTGCTACCATTGTCAGCGCCACTAAGGAAGGTAGAGTTGTTTACACCAATATTCGCCGCTTTATTAAATACATTCTGGGCAGTAACATTGGCGAAGTTATCACCATTGCAGCTGCACCGCTAATTGGTTTAGGAGGCGTTCCTCTTACCCCCTTGCAAATTCTCTGGATGAACTTGGTAACAGACGGTTTACCAGCTTTGGCATTAGCTGTGGAACCTCCAGAACCAGATGTAATGAAACGTCCGCCTTTTAGTCCCCGCGAAAGTATTTTCGCTAGGGGATTGGGTTCTTACATGATTCGCATTGGGATCATTTTTGCCATTATCAGCATTGCCTTGATGTGGTGGGCTTATCAACATACCCATGCCCCTGAGTATCAGGGCAATCGCGATACTTGGAAGACAATGGTATTTACTACCTTGTGTCTCGCCCAAATGGGTCATGCGATCGCCATTCGCTCCAACAACCGACTGGCCATCGAGATGAATCCCTTCTCCAATATATTTGTACTAGCGGCTGTTGTCGTAACTACGATTTTGCAGTTGATGCTAGTTTACGTCCCACCCCTGCGAGATTTCTTTGGTACTCACTACCTGAATCTGCAAGAGTTGGGGGTTTGTATTGGCTTTAGTGCCTTAATGTTTGTGTGGATTGAATTGGAGAAGATATTTCTGCGGATTATGGGCAAGAAGGCTGTGTAA